A genome region from Rhodothermales bacterium includes the following:
- a CDS encoding glycosyltransferase family 4 protein, whose translation MKPRILFVDHAGVLGGAELYLLDVATRLKDRAHVVVFEPGPFVDRLREAGVSVDVLAAPSALLGVEREGDARGDLKAIPAVLGMMNRVRRLARSYDVIFANSQKGMIVAALAGFLARRPVIWNLHDILTADHFSGAHRALAVQMANRLIRRVIVNSEATRVSFTASGGRTPTATVFNGHDPAVFDRVPEADIAAQRMALGADRYRLVGVFSRLAPWKGQHVLLHALPALPDVRAVLVGGALFQDDRDYEAQLRQEAEALGVADRVMFLGFRSDVPLLMRSMDIVAHTSVSPEPFGRVIVEGMLAGKPVIAAGAGGALEIIDDPSVGLCTPPGDTTALERAIRGVLDDPARAERMARAGRASAEDRFTIDRTVQDINDQITHVLGDSYGATTHKTAAPPIQV comes from the coding sequence GTGAAGCCTCGCATCTTGTTTGTCGACCACGCCGGCGTCCTCGGTGGCGCTGAATTGTACCTGCTCGATGTAGCGACCCGGCTTAAGGACCGCGCGCACGTCGTCGTGTTCGAACCTGGGCCGTTTGTCGACCGCCTGCGCGAGGCCGGCGTATCGGTCGATGTCCTGGCCGCGCCTTCGGCGCTGCTGGGGGTCGAGCGAGAGGGTGATGCACGGGGGGATCTGAAGGCCATCCCGGCCGTGCTGGGAATGATGAACCGCGTCCGGCGGCTGGCCCGCTCGTACGATGTCATCTTCGCCAACTCGCAAAAGGGGATGATCGTGGCCGCGCTTGCCGGCTTCCTGGCGCGCCGGCCGGTGATCTGGAACCTCCATGACATCCTTACGGCGGACCATTTCAGTGGCGCGCACCGCGCGCTGGCCGTCCAGATGGCCAACCGGCTCATCCGCCGGGTGATCGTAAATTCCGAAGCCACCCGCGTCTCGTTCACCGCCAGCGGTGGACGAACGCCCACCGCGACCGTCTTCAACGGCCACGACCCGGCGGTTTTCGACCGCGTCCCCGAGGCCGACATCGCCGCGCAGCGAATGGCGCTCGGGGCGGACCGGTATCGGCTGGTGGGTGTCTTCAGTCGGCTCGCGCCCTGGAAAGGGCAACACGTGTTGCTTCACGCCCTGCCCGCGCTGCCCGACGTACGGGCCGTGCTGGTGGGCGGCGCTTTGTTTCAGGACGACCGGGACTATGAGGCGCAACTCCGCCAGGAGGCGGAGGCGCTGGGCGTGGCGGACCGCGTAATGTTTCTGGGCTTCCGGTCGGACGTGCCGCTGCTCATGCGCAGCATGGACATCGTCGCGCACACCTCGGTCTCTCCCGAGCCGTTCGGACGGGTGATCGTGGAGGGGATGCTGGCCGGCAAGCCCGTCATCGCCGCCGGCGCCGGCGGGGCCCTCGAAATCATCGACGATCCGTCCGTCGGCCTGTGCACGCCTCCGGGCGACACCACGGCGCTCGAACGGGCGATCCGCGGCGTGCTCGACGATCCCGCGCGGGCCGAGCGCATGGCGCGTGCCGGCCGGGCGTCCGCCGAGGATCGATTTACCATCGACCGCACCGTTCAAGATATCAACGATCAGATTACCCACGTGCTTGGTGATTCCTATGGCGCTACAACGCATAAAACAGCCGCTCCTCCGATTCAAGTTTGA